In the Variovorax sp. S12S4 genome, one interval contains:
- a CDS encoding UxaA family hydrolase has translation MNDSPLLRLHPNDNVLVAKTPIALGETIAEFGVRARAQIPAGHKIASRGIAAGEQVKKYDTVIGVASRDLEAGDYVHSHNITLVDSYRDPGFCQDVRPVDYVPEAERATFMGFVRADGRVGTRNFIGILSSVNCSATVIKRIAAHFTPERLAAFPNVDGVAAFAQTSGCGMSSPSEHFDVLRRTLAGYARHPNLAGVLIVGLGCERNQVDALVDSQGLQQGRLMRTMVMQEVGGTRQTIEAGIRAIEEMLPEADAARRTRVGANHLKIGLECGGSDGFSGITANPALGAAMDVLVRHGGTAILSETPEIHGVEFMLTRRAATPEVGQKLLDRLAWWERYASGQNAQFNGVVGHGNQAGGLANIFEKSLGSAMKGGTTPLQAVYEYAEPIDKTGFVFMDSPGYDPVAVTGQIASGAQLICFTTGRGSMFGSKPAPTIKLASNTPMFKRLEEDMDINCGVVIDGELSVPELGQQIFEQILRHASGERTRSEALGLGDHEFVPWHLGIVS, from the coding sequence ATGAACGACAGCCCCCTGCTCCGCCTGCACCCGAACGACAACGTACTGGTCGCCAAGACACCGATCGCCCTGGGCGAGACGATTGCCGAGTTCGGCGTGCGGGCGCGGGCGCAGATTCCCGCGGGGCACAAGATCGCGTCGCGCGGCATTGCGGCCGGCGAGCAGGTGAAGAAGTACGACACCGTCATCGGCGTGGCGTCGCGCGACCTCGAGGCGGGCGACTACGTGCACAGCCATAACATCACGCTGGTCGATTCGTACCGCGACCCTGGCTTTTGCCAGGACGTGCGGCCGGTGGACTACGTGCCCGAGGCCGAGCGCGCCACCTTCATGGGCTTTGTGCGCGCCGACGGCCGCGTGGGCACGCGCAACTTCATCGGCATTCTGTCGTCAGTCAACTGTTCGGCCACGGTCATCAAGCGCATTGCGGCGCATTTCACGCCCGAGCGGCTGGCGGCGTTTCCCAACGTGGACGGCGTGGCCGCCTTTGCGCAGACCAGCGGCTGCGGCATGTCTTCGCCGAGCGAGCATTTCGACGTGCTGCGCCGCACCCTGGCCGGCTACGCGCGCCACCCCAACCTGGCCGGCGTGCTGATCGTGGGCCTGGGCTGCGAACGCAACCAGGTCGATGCGCTGGTCGACTCGCAGGGGCTCCAGCAGGGCCGGCTGATGCGCACGATGGTGATGCAGGAAGTGGGCGGCACCCGGCAGACCATCGAGGCGGGCATTCGAGCCATCGAGGAAATGCTGCCCGAGGCCGATGCCGCGCGGCGCACCCGTGTGGGCGCCAACCACCTGAAGATCGGGCTGGAGTGCGGCGGGTCTGACGGCTTCTCGGGCATCACGGCCAACCCGGCGTTGGGCGCGGCCATGGACGTGCTGGTGCGCCACGGCGGCACTGCCATCCTCTCTGAAACGCCCGAGATCCACGGTGTGGAGTTCATGCTCACGCGGCGCGCCGCAACGCCTGAGGTCGGACAGAAGCTGCTCGACCGGCTGGCCTGGTGGGAGCGCTATGCCTCCGGCCAGAACGCGCAGTTCAACGGCGTGGTCGGGCACGGCAACCAGGCCGGCGGGCTGGCCAACATCTTCGAAAAGTCCCTCGGCTCGGCCATGAAGGGCGGGACCACGCCGCTTCAGGCGGTGTACGAATATGCGGAGCCCATCGACAAGACCGGCTTCGTCTTCATGGATTCGCCAGGCTACGACCCGGTGGCCGTGACCGGACAGATTGCCAGCGGCGCGCAGCTGATCTGCTTCACCACCGGGCGCGGCTCGATGTTCGGCAGCAAGCCGGCACCGACCATCAAGCTGGCCAGCAACACGCCGATGTTCAAGCGCCTGGAAGAGGACATGGACATCAACTGCGGCGTGGTGATCGACGGCGAGCTCTCTGTGCCCGAGTTGGGGCAGCAGATCTTCGAGCAGATATTGCGCCACGCCTCCGGCGAACGCACGCGCAGCGAAGCGCTTGGCCTGGGCGACCATGAGTTCGTGCCGTGGCACCTCGGCATCGTGAGCTGA
- a CDS encoding tripartite tricarboxylate transporter substrate binding protein has protein sequence MTFNRSPRRRQLMLGGLGAAALAAVPARAFAADYPERPITFICPWPAGGTADRSMRAICQIAARELGQPIALENRAGASGMIGTKALASAKPDGYTIGQIPISVTRFAQIGTVQVDPLKDLSYLARTSGQTFGVAVPASSPFKSLRDMLAQAKAKPGVISYAHAGVGGATHVGMEQFAQAAGVKFNAIAYKGGSAALQDVLGEQVDMLADSSSWAPHVESGKLRLLATWGEARTPRFKDTPTLKELGFDVVVEAPNGIGAPRGLPPAVEKKLRDAFRVAVNSEEFKKVADSIDAPVMYQDGPDYKKYVEAVYRQETDLIRKLNLKELMEKG, from the coding sequence ATGACCTTCAATCGCTCCCCACGGCGACGTCAATTGATGCTGGGCGGCCTTGGTGCCGCCGCACTGGCCGCGGTGCCCGCCCGCGCATTCGCTGCCGACTATCCCGAGCGCCCCATCACCTTCATCTGCCCCTGGCCGGCCGGCGGTACGGCCGACCGCTCGATGCGCGCCATCTGCCAGATAGCGGCGCGAGAGCTCGGCCAGCCCATTGCGCTGGAAAACCGCGCCGGCGCTTCGGGAATGATCGGCACCAAGGCCCTGGCCTCCGCCAAGCCCGATGGCTACACCATCGGGCAGATTCCCATCTCGGTCACGCGCTTTGCGCAGATCGGCACCGTGCAGGTCGACCCGCTGAAAGACCTGAGCTACCTTGCCCGCACCTCGGGCCAGACCTTCGGCGTTGCGGTGCCGGCGAGTTCGCCTTTCAAGTCGCTGCGGGACATGCTGGCGCAGGCCAAGGCCAAGCCGGGCGTGATCAGCTATGCCCACGCCGGCGTAGGCGGCGCCACCCACGTGGGCATGGAGCAGTTCGCGCAGGCGGCGGGTGTCAAGTTCAACGCGATCGCCTACAAGGGCGGCTCCGCGGCGCTGCAGGATGTCCTGGGCGAGCAAGTCGACATGCTGGCGGACAGCAGCTCCTGGGCCCCGCATGTGGAAAGCGGCAAACTGCGCCTGCTTGCCACCTGGGGCGAGGCACGCACGCCGCGCTTCAAGGACACGCCCACGCTCAAGGAGCTGGGTTTCGACGTGGTGGTGGAGGCGCCCAACGGCATCGGCGCGCCGCGCGGACTGCCGCCCGCAGTGGAAAAGAAGCTGCGCGACGCGTTCCGCGTGGCCGTCAACAGCGAAGAGTTCAAGAAGGTGGCCGACAGCATCGACGCGCCGGTGATGTACCAGGACGGACCCGACTACAAGAAATACGTCGAAGCCGTCTATCGCCAGGAGACCGACCTGATCCGCAAGCTCAATCTCAAGGAACTGATGGAGAAGGGTTGA
- a CDS encoding LysR substrate-binding domain-containing protein — protein sequence MSQIDRVLRSNLKLRHLQMLVALDQFRHLGRAAEFLSVTQPAVSKSLVEIERMFGLALFERSTRGTEPTPYGESVVRFARSVLADYDRTRDEIAAVASGAAGRTSVGAMVVAMPVLMARAVEMLKTHSSQTTVLVEEGDLTRLLPKLRLGELDLFVGRLEPGYAAPDLETEALLAEPMTAVVRPGHPLAAKRRLNWADLAKERCVMPPPWASLRVKLDQMFFRDGVHPPADIIESASFLAQISFLQKRDAVAFMARSVARHFQQQGMLQVLSLKVPIELPPVGLITMRARRRTPSTQQLIECLRRAAKARPER from the coding sequence ATGAGCCAGATCGACCGCGTCCTGCGTTCCAACCTCAAGCTGCGCCACCTGCAAATGCTGGTGGCGCTCGACCAGTTCCGCCACCTCGGGCGTGCAGCCGAGTTCCTTTCGGTCACGCAGCCGGCGGTCTCCAAGTCGCTGGTCGAAATCGAGCGCATGTTCGGCCTGGCGTTGTTCGAGCGCTCCACGCGTGGTACCGAGCCCACGCCGTATGGCGAGAGCGTGGTGCGCTTTGCACGCTCGGTGCTGGCCGACTACGACCGCACGCGCGACGAGATAGCGGCCGTGGCCAGCGGTGCCGCGGGCCGCACCAGCGTGGGCGCCATGGTGGTGGCCATGCCGGTGCTGATGGCCCGCGCGGTCGAAATGCTCAAGACCCATTCTTCGCAAACCACCGTGCTGGTGGAGGAGGGCGACCTCACCCGGCTGCTGCCCAAGCTGCGCCTGGGCGAGCTCGACCTGTTCGTGGGGCGCCTGGAGCCCGGCTACGCGGCGCCCGACCTCGAAACCGAGGCGCTGCTGGCGGAGCCGATGACCGCGGTGGTGCGGCCCGGGCACCCGCTGGCCGCGAAGCGCCGGCTGAACTGGGCCGATCTGGCGAAGGAGCGCTGCGTGATGCCCCCACCCTGGGCCTCGCTGCGCGTCAAGCTCGACCAGATGTTCTTTCGCGACGGCGTGCATCCGCCGGCCGACATCATCGAGTCCGCTTCCTTCCTGGCGCAGATCAGCTTCCTGCAGAAACGCGACGCCGTGGCATTCATGGCCCGCTCGGTGGCGCGGCATTTCCAGCAGCAGGGCATGCTGCAGGTGCTGTCGCTCAAGGTGCCCATCGAGCTGCCGCCGGTTGGCCTCATCACCATGCGCGCCCGCAGGCGCACGCCCAGCACGCAGCAGCTCATCGAATGCCTGCGGCGCGCGGCCAAGGCAAGGCCGGAGCGGTAG
- a CDS encoding Crp/Fnr family transcriptional regulator: protein MYLHTLVAGLPQAERAALVQATELRSYRRNETVLAADEWTDCIYCVAGGLLRVVAHGSSSDDVTTEFIRQDDFFFGSSFSEDRYQVAQSLVAALPSSVYLIPVSEMRRLCALHPEISLKLLELAMKRLSAMRGQLRRISSLPSEDLVGRVLHQLSQLAPSTTGGYDKRITQAVIASYAGLSREVVNKAMRNMEDRGLVRRDEHGLHVSSDFAATDFEPLPDEHSGSGNPAAASGPESPPIEAWSPSAADTLPVSLCQM from the coding sequence ATGTATCTGCACACGCTGGTCGCCGGTCTGCCGCAGGCGGAGCGCGCGGCATTGGTCCAGGCCACCGAACTTCGCTCCTACCGGCGCAATGAAACCGTCCTTGCCGCCGACGAGTGGACCGACTGCATCTATTGCGTGGCGGGCGGGCTGCTGCGCGTGGTGGCGCATGGCAGCAGCAGCGACGATGTCACCACCGAATTCATACGGCAGGACGATTTCTTCTTCGGTTCTTCTTTCAGCGAAGACCGCTACCAGGTCGCGCAGTCGCTGGTCGCGGCGCTTCCTTCGTCGGTGTACCTGATTCCGGTTTCCGAAATGCGCAGGCTGTGCGCGTTGCATCCAGAAATTTCGCTGAAGCTGCTCGAGCTTGCCATGAAGCGCCTGAGCGCAATGCGCGGCCAGCTCCGGCGGATTTCATCGTTGCCCTCTGAAGACCTGGTGGGCCGCGTGCTGCATCAGCTGAGCCAGCTGGCGCCTTCCACCACCGGCGGCTACGACAAGCGCATCACGCAGGCGGTGATCGCCTCGTATGCGGGGCTTTCGCGCGAGGTGGTCAACAAGGCCATGCGCAACATGGAAGACCGCGGGCTCGTTCGCCGCGACGAGCACGGGTTGCACGTGTCTTCCGACTTTGCCGCCACAGACTTCGAACCGCTGCCTGACGAGCACAGCGGCAGCGGGAATCCGGCCGCTGCATCGGGCCCTGAATCCCCGCCGATTGAAGCCTGGAGCCCATCCGCAGCGGATACGTTGCCGGTTTCCCTCTGCCAGATGTGA
- a CDS encoding helix-turn-helix transcriptional regulator, with the protein MRASGVFHSIGFHQRARSLQREGLQIHVPEPGLHEPLEPTVFGGPPMSAATAAAGVVRHLFAQANATDLAFLMHSIELGDSLSASQIARRILDGIAAQPGAKLTTADAQRADKLLRAEGIAPKGLLTPRELNVLRLIAQGKTNRQIAEESQRSAHTIGAQLKSIYYKLAVKTRTQAVCEATQKGLLSWNASS; encoded by the coding sequence GTGCGCGCAAGTGGCGTTTTCCATAGCATCGGGTTTCATCAACGCGCGCGGAGCTTGCAACGTGAAGGTCTTCAGATCCATGTTCCCGAACCCGGCTTGCACGAGCCGCTCGAGCCGACGGTTTTCGGCGGCCCGCCGATGAGCGCCGCCACGGCAGCGGCGGGGGTTGTGCGGCATCTCTTCGCGCAGGCAAACGCAACAGACCTGGCCTTTCTGATGCATTCGATCGAACTCGGCGACTCCCTGTCGGCGTCGCAGATCGCACGCCGCATCCTCGACGGCATTGCCGCGCAACCCGGGGCCAAGCTGACCACTGCCGACGCGCAGCGCGCAGACAAGTTGCTGCGCGCGGAGGGAATCGCGCCGAAGGGGCTGCTGACGCCCCGGGAGCTGAACGTGCTGCGGCTGATCGCGCAGGGCAAGACCAACCGGCAGATTGCCGAGGAAAGCCAGCGTTCGGCCCACACCATCGGCGCCCAGCTCAAGAGCATCTATTACAAGCTGGCCGTCAAGACGCGCACGCAAGCGGTCTGCGAGGCCACGCAGAAGGGCCTTCTCAGCTGGAATGCGTCTTCCTGA
- a CDS encoding SDR family oxidoreductase, translated as MRVVIVGASGFLGRAFAEAFAHRGADLLCTARDADKARAEARWPQTHAQWISADLAEVPPASFWTEHLRPGDVVINAAGVLRERRAGEFDAVHHLGPVQLFDACAAVGVALVIQISALGATPAGPSGYYRSKGAADRHLRRCRVASAVVQPSLVWGDEGASANLFASLAVMPVLLLPGGGGQWLQPVHLHDVVAGVLALAEARPVGSRTIAFVGPEPVSLRTYLADLRRQLGYAHQAWVLPLPERLFRWGAMLAGRWKGSFLDAETAGMLLQGNAAPAADLEGWLGRAPRSHRAFIPAHGVPALRRAAWLQWMLPLLRWSVALVWIWTFIVSIGLYPRDQSLALLARVGASGLWAELLLDGAAVFDLTLGIGTLALPAAWRSRVLWPLQLALIAFYTAAITWAMPEFWLHPFGPLSKNLPMCAAIGLLWAMEPPSRRRMHAAAPKPP; from the coding sequence GTGAGGGTAGTGATCGTCGGCGCATCCGGCTTTCTGGGGCGCGCATTCGCCGAAGCCTTCGCGCACCGCGGGGCCGACCTGCTGTGCACCGCGCGCGACGCGGACAAGGCACGCGCAGAGGCCCGCTGGCCGCAAACCCATGCGCAATGGATTTCGGCAGACCTGGCCGAGGTTCCGCCCGCTTCCTTCTGGACGGAACACCTGCGCCCCGGAGACGTGGTCATCAACGCGGCCGGCGTGCTGCGCGAGCGCCGCGCAGGCGAGTTCGATGCCGTTCACCACCTGGGGCCGGTGCAGCTCTTCGACGCCTGCGCCGCGGTGGGCGTCGCGCTGGTGATCCAGATCTCCGCACTGGGCGCCACGCCCGCCGGGCCCAGCGGCTATTACCGCAGCAAGGGAGCCGCAGACAGGCACCTGCGGCGCTGCCGGGTGGCGTCGGCCGTCGTGCAGCCTTCGCTGGTGTGGGGCGACGAGGGCGCGAGCGCGAACCTGTTCGCCTCACTTGCCGTCATGCCGGTGCTGCTGCTGCCCGGCGGCGGCGGCCAATGGCTGCAACCCGTCCACCTGCATGACGTGGTCGCCGGCGTGCTGGCGCTGGCCGAGGCGCGGCCCGTGGGCAGCCGCACCATCGCCTTCGTGGGCCCCGAGCCGGTGAGTTTGCGCACCTACCTGGCCGATCTGCGCCGGCAGCTCGGCTATGCGCACCAAGCGTGGGTGCTGCCGCTGCCCGAGCGCCTGTTCAGGTGGGGCGCGATGCTGGCGGGCCGGTGGAAGGGCAGCTTCCTGGACGCCGAAACCGCGGGCATGCTGCTGCAGGGCAATGCCGCGCCCGCGGCCGACCTGGAAGGCTGGCTCGGGCGGGCGCCGCGCTCGCACCGGGCCTTCATTCCGGCCCACGGCGTGCCGGCGCTGCGCCGCGCCGCATGGCTGCAATGGATGCTGCCGCTGCTGCGCTGGTCCGTTGCGCTGGTGTGGATCTGGACCTTTATCGTCTCCATCGGGCTCTACCCGCGCGACCAGAGCCTTGCGCTGCTGGCCCGCGTTGGCGCGAGCGGCCTGTGGGCCGAGCTGCTGCTCGACGGCGCCGCGGTGTTCGATCTGACCCTGGGCATCGGCACGCTCGCGCTGCCCGCCGCATGGCGCAGCCGCGTGCTGTGGCCGCTGCAGCTTGCCTTGATTGCCTTCTACACCGCGGCCATCACATGGGCCATGCCGGAGTTCTGGCTGCATCCCTTCGGCCCGCTCTCCAAGAACCTGCCGATGTGCGCGGCCATAGGCCTGCTGTGGGCCATGGAGCCGCCCTCGCGCCGCCGCATGCATGCCGCAGCACCCAAGCCGCCTTGA
- a CDS encoding DUF2269 family protein translates to MEYLVLKYVHVISSTLLFGTGIGSAFYLLATTLSGDVRATAVVSRMVVRADWLFTATTAVLQPVTGLWLVHRMGMPLSTPWLAASLVCYALAIACWLPVVWLQMRLRDLAAQAAEGNTPLPPRYWLLFKWWVALGVPAFFLFLALFWLMIAKPALALGGA, encoded by the coding sequence ATGGAATACCTTGTCTTGAAGTACGTGCACGTGATCTCGTCGACCCTGCTGTTCGGTACCGGCATCGGGTCGGCCTTCTACCTGCTGGCCACCACCCTGTCCGGCGACGTGCGGGCGACAGCGGTCGTCTCGCGCATGGTGGTGCGTGCCGACTGGCTCTTTACCGCGACCACGGCCGTGCTGCAGCCGGTCACGGGCCTGTGGCTGGTGCACCGCATGGGCATGCCGCTTTCCACGCCATGGCTTGCCGCTTCCCTGGTCTGCTATGCATTGGCCATTGCGTGCTGGCTGCCGGTCGTCTGGCTGCAGATGCGGTTGCGCGACCTGGCGGCGCAGGCGGCCGAAGGCAATACGCCGCTGCCGCCGCGCTACTGGCTGCTCTTCAAGTGGTGGGTGGCGCTGGGCGTGCCGGCGTTCTTTCTCTTTCTTGCGCTGTTCTGGCTCATGATCGCCAAGCCCGCGCTCGCGCTCGGCGGAGCCTGA
- a CDS encoding ZIP family metal transporter → MRPVRRVLGFCIVALGLGLLAFEAAEAIWRGDARVRGALLGGSLAALATALGTLPVALSQQFSQRSCDTMLGFGAGVMLAATSFSLVIPGLEAARVQGAGAWAAGGIVGGGVLLGAALLLAIDRMVPHEHFVKGLEGPKAMKLKRVWLFVLAIALHNLPEGLAIGVAFAGSDPVAATALATGISIQDVPEGMVVALALRGVGYGRFMSVGLGVASGLVEPAMAVLGATVVTLTATLLPWGLALAAGAMLFVISHEIIPESHRQGHEAFATGGLMVGFVLMMVLDTALG, encoded by the coding sequence ATGCGACCCGTGCGTCGAGTGCTTGGTTTCTGCATCGTTGCACTGGGCCTGGGCCTCTTGGCCTTCGAGGCGGCCGAGGCGATCTGGCGCGGCGATGCGCGCGTGCGCGGGGCACTTCTGGGCGGGAGCCTGGCGGCGTTGGCTACGGCGCTCGGCACGCTGCCCGTGGCGCTGTCGCAGCAGTTCTCGCAGCGCAGCTGCGACACCATGCTGGGCTTTGGGGCCGGCGTGATGCTCGCCGCCACTTCGTTCTCGCTCGTGATCCCGGGCCTGGAGGCCGCGCGAGTCCAGGGCGCCGGCGCGTGGGCCGCCGGAGGCATTGTGGGCGGGGGCGTGCTGCTCGGCGCGGCGCTGCTGCTGGCCATCGACCGCATGGTTCCCCATGAGCATTTCGTGAAGGGCCTCGAGGGGCCCAAGGCCATGAAGCTGAAGCGGGTGTGGCTTTTCGTGCTGGCCATTGCACTGCACAACCTGCCCGAGGGCCTGGCGATCGGCGTCGCTTTCGCGGGCTCCGACCCCGTGGCGGCCACCGCGCTGGCCACGGGCATCTCGATCCAGGACGTTCCCGAAGGCATGGTGGTGGCGCTTGCGCTGCGCGGCGTGGGCTACGGGCGTTTCATGTCGGTGGGCCTTGGCGTGGCTTCGGGCCTGGTAGAGCCGGCCATGGCGGTGCTGGGCGCCACGGTGGTCACGCTGACCGCCACCCTGCTGCCCTGGGGCCTGGCACTGGCGGCGGGTGCCATGCTGTTCGTCATCAGCCACGAGATCATTCCGGAGTCGCACCGCCAGGGACACGAGGCCTTTGCAACGGGCGGCCTGATGGTCGGCTTCGTGCTGATGATGGTGCTGGACACCGCGCTGGGGTAA
- a CDS encoding protein-tyrosine phosphatase family protein: protein MTTWTPNFSWITQELAVGGSFPSERAEELASAHRIRAVVDLRNEAKDDEAVLHRHGMTLLHLPTEDMCGVDAEQLDEGVAFASAALDRGERVLIHCEHGIGRSATLALCVMVFRGERPLDALEQMKSRRALVSPSPAQFACWSEWLARHRELSRAPWEVPDFDAFQAIAYRHMRIR from the coding sequence ATGACGACCTGGACACCCAACTTCAGCTGGATCACGCAGGAGCTTGCCGTCGGTGGCAGCTTTCCATCGGAGCGCGCCGAAGAGCTCGCCTCCGCGCATCGCATTCGTGCGGTGGTCGACCTGCGCAACGAGGCCAAGGACGACGAGGCCGTGCTGCACCGGCACGGCATGACGCTGCTGCACTTGCCGACCGAGGACATGTGCGGCGTCGATGCCGAACAGCTCGATGAAGGCGTGGCCTTTGCCAGCGCCGCGCTCGACCGCGGCGAACGCGTGCTCATTCATTGCGAACACGGCATCGGCCGCTCGGCCACGCTCGCGCTGTGCGTGATGGTGTTTCGCGGCGAGCGACCGCTCGATGCGCTCGAGCAGATGAAAAGCCGCAGGGCGCTGGTGTCGCCCTCCCCTGCGCAGTTCGCGTGCTGGAGCGAATGGCTGGCGCGCCATCGCGAGCTGAGCCGCGCGCCGTGGGAGGTTCCGGATTTCGATGCGTTCCAAGCCATTGCATACCGCCACATGCGGATTCGCTGA
- a CDS encoding UDP-glucose dehydrogenase family protein, with the protein MKISVLGTGYVGLVTGSCLAEIGNEVVCFDVDQRKVEILQSGGVPIHEEGLPQLIERNVRTGRLHFTNDVARAVHHGDLIFIAAGTPPGEDGSADLQYVLAAGRSIGRHMQGFKVVVEKSTVPVGTAGKLRAAIEEELSERRSNGDHAAGSGLQGLPVAIVSNPEFLKEGAAVDDFMRPDRIVVGTEPGEAGRHAREVMTRLYAPFNRQRDRMIHMDVKAAEFTKYAANAMLATRISFMNELANLAEKVGVDIEQVRRGIGSDPRIGYSFLYAGLGYGGSCFPKDVQALVHTAATHGQRLQVLEAVRAVNDAQKQVLIEKIVRRFGEDLRGRRFGVWGLAFKPDTDDMREAPSRLVIKALLVRGAEVVAHDPVAIAEARKVLAGDLEGMPELIARLRYVENPMQAVEDADALVILTDWKAFKSPSFSALKTALRQPLIFDGRNLYDPEIRSQGFDYLAIGR; encoded by the coding sequence ATGAAAATTTCAGTCCTCGGTACCGGCTACGTAGGTCTCGTCACAGGCAGTTGCCTGGCGGAGATCGGCAATGAAGTCGTCTGCTTCGACGTCGATCAACGCAAGGTCGAAATCCTGCAATCGGGCGGCGTGCCGATCCACGAGGAAGGCCTTCCGCAGCTCATCGAGCGCAACGTGCGCACCGGCCGCCTGCACTTCACGAACGATGTGGCCCGGGCCGTGCACCACGGCGACCTGATCTTCATTGCGGCCGGTACGCCGCCCGGCGAAGACGGCAGCGCCGACCTGCAATACGTGCTCGCCGCCGGCCGCAGCATCGGCCGCCACATGCAGGGCTTCAAGGTGGTGGTCGAAAAGTCCACCGTGCCGGTGGGCACCGCCGGCAAGCTGCGCGCCGCCATCGAGGAAGAGCTCTCGGAGCGCCGCAGCAATGGCGACCATGCGGCGGGCAGCGGCTTGCAGGGGCTCCCGGTCGCCATCGTGTCCAACCCCGAATTCCTGAAAGAGGGCGCGGCCGTCGACGACTTCATGCGGCCAGACCGCATCGTGGTCGGCACCGAGCCCGGCGAGGCTGGGCGACATGCCAGGGAAGTGATGACCCGCCTGTATGCGCCCTTCAATCGGCAACGCGACCGCATGATCCACATGGACGTGAAGGCGGCCGAGTTCACCAAGTACGCGGCCAACGCCATGCTCGCCACGCGCATCAGCTTCATGAACGAGCTTGCAAATCTTGCGGAGAAAGTGGGCGTCGACATCGAGCAGGTGCGCCGCGGCATAGGCTCCGATCCGCGCATCGGCTACAGCTTTCTGTATGCGGGGCTGGGTTACGGCGGCAGCTGCTTTCCCAAGGACGTGCAGGCGCTGGTGCACACCGCCGCCACGCACGGCCAGCGCCTGCAGGTGCTGGAGGCGGTGCGCGCGGTGAACGACGCGCAAAAGCAGGTGCTCATAGAAAAGATCGTCCGCCGCTTCGGCGAAGACCTGCGCGGCCGCCGCTTCGGCGTGTGGGGGCTGGCCTTCAAGCCCGACACCGACGACATGCGTGAAGCGCCGAGCCGCCTGGTGATCAAGGCGCTGCTGGTGCGCGGCGCAGAAGTCGTTGCGCACGACCCGGTTGCCATTGCCGAGGCGCGCAAGGTGCTTGCAGGCGACCTGGAGGGCATGCCCGAGCTGATTGCGCGCCTGCGCTACGTCGAGAACCCGATGCAGGCCGTGGAGGATGCGGATGCACTGGTCATCCTCACCGACTGGAAGGCCTTCAAGAGCCCCAGCTTCAGCGCATTGAAGACCGCGCTCAGGCAGCCGCTGATCTTCGACGGACGCAATCTGTACGACCCCGAGATCCGGTCGCAGGGTTTCGACTACCTGGCCATCGGCCGCTGA